One part of the Olleya sp. YS genome encodes these proteins:
- a CDS encoding RluA family pseudouridine synthase, which yields MDDYTPELPNDDADELYEHHSFVADKGQKPLRIDKWLMNKIENATRNKIQEAAKNGSIFVNEVPVKSNYKVKPDDQIAVRFEHPPHENLLIGEDLPLDIVYEDDQLLVVNKPAGMVVHPGHGNYSGTLINALIFHFDNLPNNSSDRPGLVHRIDKDTSGLLVVAKTELAMAHLSAQFKAKTSEREYLAIVWGNMDEEEGTIEGNIGRHPKNRLQNTVYLDDDADKGKPAITHYKVLERLGYVTLVSCKLETGRTHQIRVHMKHIGHTLFNDERYGGNLILKGTTFTKYKQFVDNCFKVLPRQALHAKTLGFMHPTKKEFMSFEAPIPQDMQDCIEKWRGYSKHME from the coding sequence ATGGACGATTACACACCAGAATTACCCAATGATGATGCAGACGAGTTATACGAGCATCATAGTTTTGTAGCCGATAAAGGTCAAAAACCATTGCGAATTGACAAATGGTTAATGAACAAAATCGAAAACGCTACACGCAACAAAATACAAGAAGCAGCAAAAAACGGAAGTATTTTTGTAAACGAAGTCCCTGTAAAGTCTAATTATAAGGTTAAACCAGACGACCAGATTGCAGTACGTTTTGAGCATCCACCTCACGAAAACTTACTAATAGGCGAAGACTTACCTTTAGACATCGTGTATGAAGACGACCAATTATTAGTAGTCAATAAACCAGCAGGTATGGTGGTGCATCCAGGACATGGTAATTATTCTGGGACGTTAATAAATGCGTTAATATTCCATTTTGATAATTTACCTAACAATTCAAGTGATCGACCAGGATTAGTCCACAGGATTGATAAAGATACCTCAGGTTTGCTTGTTGTAGCTAAAACAGAATTGGCTATGGCACATCTATCTGCACAATTTAAAGCTAAAACAAGCGAGCGAGAGTACCTAGCAATTGTTTGGGGAAATATGGACGAAGAAGAAGGCACAATAGAAGGCAACATAGGAAGACATCCTAAAAATAGGTTACAAAACACGGTCTATCTAGATGACGATGCAGATAAAGGTAAACCAGCCATTACGCACTATAAAGTTTTAGAGCGTTTAGGCTATGTCACATTAGTTAGTTGTAAGTTAGAAACAGGACGCACACACCAAATCCGTGTCCACATGAAACATATTGGACACACCTTATTTAATGACGAGCGATATGGCGGAAACCTGATCTTAAAAGGTACCACTTTTACCAAATACAAACAATTTGTAGATAATTGCTTTAAAGTATTACCACGTCAAGCACTGCATGCCAAAACCTTAGGGTTTATGCATCCAACAAAAAAGGAGTTTATGAGTTTTGAAGCGCCAATCCCACAAGACATGCAAGATTGCATAGAGAAGTGGAGAGGCTACTCTAAACATATGGAATAA
- a CDS encoding PASTA domain-containing protein: MSIISFLKSKMFFKQLAIAVVASIVLVFLMLKWLDITTNNGDFETVPDLKGKSIEVAKMELEQNNLELKIQDSANFNPNYPKYSVIDQDPKANAQVKENRKIYITLNPSGYRKIAVPDLRQRSFRQAKPTLEALGFKVGKTTYIDNIGKDMVLGLRYKGKVLEPDTKLPKTAVIDVVLGNGNRPSAN; this comes from the coding sequence ATGAGCATAATTAGTTTTCTTAAAAGTAAAATGTTTTTTAAGCAATTAGCAATAGCTGTAGTAGCTTCTATTGTATTAGTGTTTTTAATGCTAAAATGGCTAGATATAACTACTAATAATGGCGATTTTGAAACTGTACCTGATTTAAAAGGTAAGTCTATTGAGGTGGCTAAAATGGAATTAGAACAAAATAATTTAGAGTTAAAGATTCAGGATTCTGCTAACTTTAATCCTAATTATCCTAAATATTCTGTTATCGATCAAGATCCAAAAGCCAATGCTCAGGTTAAAGAAAACCGAAAAATTTATATCACACTAAACCCTTCAGGTTATCGTAAAATTGCTGTTCCGGACTTACGTCAACGTAGTTTTAGACAAGCAAAACCAACCTTAGAAGCATTAGGATTTAAAGTAGGTAAGACCACATATATAGATAATATAGGAAAAGATATGGTGTTAGGACTACGTTATAAAGGTAAGGTCTTAGAACCTGACACTAAACTCCCAAAAACTGCAGTCATAGATGTGGTTTTAGGTAATGGAAACCGTCCTTCAGCCAATTAA
- a CDS encoding D-alanine--D-alanine ligase, with product MKKNIAIIMGGYSSEYEISLKSGNVVYQHLDKSKYNTYRIHIFKNKWVYVDDNDAEFAIDKNDFSVTINGNKTTFDCVFNAIHGSPGEDGFMQGYFKLLNIPHTSCGMYQASITFNKRDCLSILKPYGILTAESYYLNLGDTVKEDEIIEKVGLPCFVKANKAGSSFGISKVHKKEDLQQAITYAFEEDDEIIIESFLDGTEVSVGVITYKGTTKVLPITEIVSDNDFFDYEAKYLGKSQEITPARLTKEQENKVNTIAKKVYEVLKMKGFSRSEYIFKNGEPHLLEVNTVPGLTDASILPQQAQIAGISMAELFSNAIEEALK from the coding sequence ATGAAAAAAAACATTGCCATAATCATGGGAGGTTATTCTAGCGAATATGAAATCTCTTTAAAAAGCGGAAACGTTGTTTACCAACATTTAGATAAAAGTAAATACAACACTTATCGTATACATATATTTAAAAACAAATGGGTGTATGTTGATGATAACGATGCAGAGTTTGCTATTGATAAAAACGATTTTTCTGTAACCATAAATGGTAATAAAACAACGTTTGACTGTGTATTTAATGCCATACATGGTAGTCCAGGAGAAGATGGATTTATGCAAGGGTATTTTAAACTGTTAAACATACCTCATACCAGTTGTGGTATGTATCAAGCAAGTATCACCTTTAACAAACGGGACTGTTTAAGTATTTTAAAACCTTATGGGATTTTAACTGCTGAAAGCTATTACCTAAACCTAGGTGATACAGTTAAAGAAGATGAAATAATAGAAAAAGTTGGGTTACCTTGCTTTGTAAAAGCTAATAAAGCTGGAAGTAGTTTTGGTATAAGTAAAGTCCATAAAAAGGAAGATTTACAGCAAGCCATTACATATGCTTTTGAAGAAGATGACGAGATTATTATCGAATCTTTTTTAGACGGTACAGAAGTATCTGTTGGTGTTATTACCTATAAAGGAACTACTAAAGTATTACCCATTACAGAAATAGTTAGCGATAATGACTTTTTTGATTACGAAGCTAAATATTTAGGAAAATCTCAAGAGATTACACCAGCTAGATTAACAAAAGAGCAAGAAAACAAGGTGAATACCATAGCTAAAAAAGTATATGAAGTCTTGAAAATGAAAGGATTTTCACGAAGTGAATACATTTTTAAAAATGGCGAACCTCATTTACTAGAAGTCAATACTGTACCTGGATTAACAGATGCAAGCATATTACCACAACAAGCACAAATAGCTGGAATAAGCATGGCTGAATTGTTTAGTAATGCTATTGAAGAAGCTTTGAAGTAA